Proteins from one Rhodohalobacter mucosus genomic window:
- a CDS encoding CPBP family intramembrane glutamic endopeptidase codes for MMNQFEEPSSMDSVRSWAEKNGFADWAIAGIWLVLAWVLFQAIAGFVLVGLLLVSGDLQSVDTSDVQTLLMSRLDLLFIGNSTGQILIIGLATFLIVRLHLGNEQSGHFLRLSWTEKTPLYLGLGSLLIVAIQPAIIYLGYLNSLIPMPESMLDMQISQYEIIEKFLTQEGILLFGLFNVAVVPAFCEEIMFRGYIMRALERSWGIIAGIVVSGFLFGMFHLQLPNLFPLAMIGVVLALMTWLSGSIWPAVLAHFINNGAAVLLGSTYPELAFAEMSAESLPPIWSLVISIILSVVLIRYMLRMSTEKSG; via the coding sequence ATGATGAATCAATTTGAAGAACCGTCATCGATGGACTCGGTCCGTTCGTGGGCCGAAAAGAACGGGTTTGCCGACTGGGCCATAGCAGGAATATGGCTGGTTTTAGCGTGGGTTTTGTTTCAGGCCATAGCCGGTTTCGTGCTTGTGGGACTACTGCTTGTGTCGGGCGACCTTCAGTCGGTTGACACATCGGATGTTCAGACTCTGCTCATGTCGCGGCTGGACCTGCTTTTTATTGGCAATTCCACCGGCCAGATTCTGATTATCGGCCTTGCCACGTTCCTGATTGTCCGGCTCCATCTTGGCAATGAGCAATCCGGGCATTTTCTGAGGCTATCCTGGACGGAAAAAACACCTCTTTACCTTGGGCTGGGCTCCCTGCTGATTGTGGCCATACAACCCGCCATTATCTATCTGGGATATCTGAACTCGCTCATTCCGATGCCTGAAAGTATGCTCGATATGCAGATCTCACAATATGAAATTATCGAAAAATTTCTGACGCAGGAGGGCATACTTCTGTTTGGTCTGTTCAATGTTGCGGTTGTACCCGCTTTCTGTGAAGAGATCATGTTCAGAGGATACATAATGCGTGCACTGGAGAGAAGCTGGGGTATTATTGCAGGCATTGTTGTTTCAGGATTTCTTTTCGGAATGTTCCATCTGCAGCTGCCCAACCTTTTCCCTCTGGCAATGATCGGCGTTGTGCTGGCGCTGATGACGTGGCTTAGCGGTTCGATATGGCCTGCGGTACTGGCTCATTTTATCAATAACGGGGCGGCGGTTCTTTTGGGTTCTACCTACCCGGAACTGGCATTCGCCGAGATGAGTGCGGAATCACTTCCTCCGATATGGTCACTTGTGATCAGCATTATTCTATCGGTGGTTCTGATACGATATATGCTTCGCATGTCAACTGAAAAGAGCGGATAG
- a CDS encoding DUF4199 domain-containing protein — translation MEETNVDAGQDQNPANGFSDYWQSIVLVGAIFSIISFALSLFFGYRQINAEPSGAIFSPMMFSGVVICLITCVAGAIAVWHYTKEVSPFIKLGQGALVGFLTGAVIVLVSVVLNEVWTFIDPEYTDKLVEAAIANVEAMDMPSSTRDDMIDTMAESVRSSQSLTQQLFWGIPVTGLLNLISGMIGAKIFGKKEDESF, via the coding sequence ATGGAAGAAACAAATGTAGATGCAGGTCAAGACCAAAATCCGGCAAACGGCTTTTCAGACTATTGGCAATCGATTGTGCTGGTAGGTGCAATATTCAGCATTATCAGTTTTGCTCTGTCACTGTTTTTTGGCTACAGACAGATAAATGCAGAACCGTCTGGAGCGATCTTTTCTCCCATGATGTTCAGCGGTGTTGTTATCTGTCTGATAACATGTGTGGCCGGCGCAATAGCGGTCTGGCACTACACCAAGGAGGTGTCGCCTTTTATCAAGCTTGGTCAGGGTGCCTTGGTCGGTTTTTTAACCGGCGCAGTAATTGTACTCGTGTCAGTGGTGCTCAATGAAGTGTGGACGTTTATTGATCCGGAATACACCGATAAACTGGTGGAGGCTGCAATTGCCAACGTGGAGGCCATGGACATGCCTTCATCCACCCGGGACGACATGATCGACACTATGGCAGAAAGCGTTCGTTCCTCACAATCACTAACGCAGCAGCTCTTTTGGGGTATTCCCGTTACCGGTTTATTGAATCTCATATCCGGAATGATCGGTGCCAAAATATTTGGCAAGAAGGAGGACGAGTCGTTTTAA
- a CDS encoding DUF2085 domain-containing protein — protein MINKGLYVGLLVSLIALVLAALGKGMWGGDSSIGFHWTERLFYGICHQIPERTFFLNEMPMAVNSRCFGIFTGLLGGWITITLLSSDMRNSKWLFRLLIIAVVIQIIDYLGNLSGWWTNTNESRFLLGFILGFSGPLNIASMFYTQPPT, from the coding sequence ATGATCAATAAGGGACTCTATGTTGGATTACTTGTATCCCTGATTGCGCTTGTGCTGGCTGCATTGGGAAAAGGAATGTGGGGTGGTGACAGCAGTATCGGATTCCACTGGACTGAAAGGCTTTTTTACGGAATCTGCCACCAGATACCGGAACGCACCTTTTTTTTGAATGAAATGCCCATGGCTGTAAATTCAAGATGTTTTGGAATATTTACGGGTCTTTTGGGCGGGTGGATTACAATTACTTTGCTGTCTTCGGATATGCGGAACAGCAAATGGCTGTTTAGATTGTTGATCATAGCCGTAGTTATTCAAATAATTGACTATTTGGGGAATTTATCCGGCTGGTGGACCAATACAAATGAATCAAGATTTTTACTGGGATTTATTTTAGGTTTTTCAGGACCGCTGAATATCGCCAGCATGTTTTATACACAACCACCAACATAA
- a CDS encoding acetyl-CoA carboxylase carboxyltransferase subunit alpha: MQYLDFEQPIADLEKKIDELNELSVGDDVLKPEIERLRKKADQLRESIFSNLTRWQRVQLARHPERPYTLDYIELMCDDFIELYGDRYHADDKAMVGGLATIDGQSVMVIGHQKGRDTKSRQYRNFGMANPEGYRKAHRLMEMAEKFNLPVLTLLDTPGAYPGLEAEERGQAEAIARNLKLMAVLEVPIITVVIGEGASGGAIGIGMGNDVYMMENTWYSVIAPESCSSILWKTWEYKEQAASALKLTAKDLLELKIIDGIIPEPLGGAHRDHRASADAVKKQILKSLKKLAKMKPDKLVDHRIDKYSSMGVWETAGKTS; this comes from the coding sequence ATGCAATACCTCGATTTTGAACAGCCGATTGCCGACCTGGAGAAAAAAATTGATGAACTTAACGAGCTCTCCGTAGGTGATGACGTTTTAAAGCCGGAAATAGAAAGGCTGCGAAAAAAGGCGGATCAGCTTCGTGAATCCATCTTCTCAAACCTCACAAGATGGCAGCGCGTGCAGCTGGCAAGGCATCCGGAGCGCCCTTACACGCTCGATTATATCGAACTGATGTGCGATGATTTTATCGAACTGTACGGAGACCGCTATCATGCCGACGACAAGGCGATGGTCGGCGGACTGGCTACAATTGATGGGCAGTCTGTAATGGTTATCGGCCATCAAAAAGGCAGGGACACCAAAAGCAGGCAATACAGAAATTTTGGTATGGCCAATCCTGAGGGGTACCGAAAGGCGCACCGCCTCATGGAAATGGCTGAAAAATTTAATCTACCCGTTTTAACGCTGCTTGATACTCCCGGTGCCTATCCCGGTCTGGAAGCGGAAGAGCGCGGTCAGGCAGAGGCCATTGCCAGAAACCTGAAGTTAATGGCCGTACTTGAAGTGCCGATCATAACCGTTGTTATCGGCGAAGGGGCCAGTGGCGGCGCTATCGGAATAGGCATGGGTAATGATGTGTATATGATGGAAAATACATGGTATTCGGTGATCGCGCCCGAATCATGCTCCTCTATTTTGTGGAAAACGTGGGAGTATAAAGAGCAGGCTGCCTCGGCACTGAAGCTGACGGCAAAAGATCTGCTGGAGCTCAAGATTATAGACGGCATCATTCCGGAACCGCTGGGCGGTGCTCATCGCGATCACAGGGCATCTGCAGATGCTGTCAAGAAACAAATTCTGAAAAGCCTTAAAAAGCTTGCAAAGATGAAACCTGATAAATTGGTTGATCACAGAATTGATAAATATTCATCTATGGGTGTTTGGGAAACGGCAGGCAAAACATCCTGA
- the gldC gene encoding gliding motility protein GldC produces the protein MTNQNKKINIEVELDENNVPENIVWSATDLEGYDEATCRAMLLSLWDHERKDTLRLDLWTKKMTVDEMKIFFHQTLVTMADTLEKSINDPRISGDMRDFCDYFAERMEISE, from the coding sequence ATGACTAATCAGAACAAGAAAATAAATATTGAAGTAGAGCTGGACGAAAATAATGTGCCCGAAAACATTGTCTGGTCTGCTACCGACCTGGAAGGGTATGATGAAGCCACCTGCAGGGCAATGCTGCTCTCTTTGTGGGACCATGAACGCAAAGACACCCTGCGACTCGACCTGTGGACAAAGAAAATGACGGTGGATGAGATGAAGATTTTTTTCCATCAAACACTGGTAACCATGGCCGATACCCTGGAAAAATCGATCAACGACCCCCGGATCAGCGGCGACATGCGTGATTTTTGCGATTATTTTGCGGAGCGGATGGAAATCTCCGAATAG
- a CDS encoding RluA family pseudouridine synthase has protein sequence MLVEKENQNKTEYLLEVPDGQHSDVRLDKYITSFVQNATRNKVQKAIKDGYVLVNGKHEKSSYIMQPGDTIEISLPKPPPPKAQPEPVPLDIVYEDDYLLIVNKDADMVVHPAYGNWTGTLVNGLLYHTGKNLSKADQKTLRPGIVHRLDKDTSGLLVVAKDEETHQKLASQFSNKTVDRTYWAIVWGNPPEEGTITGNIGRSPRDRKIMTVVEEGRGKKAVTHFKKLEQFDHLALVEISLETGRTHQIRVHMQHEGYYVFGDPTYGGNSIRYGPGTGSRKSMFKNLFSLLNRQALHAKTLGFVHPGTGEKVTFDSTLPADFQEVLDALRTNCKPTHTYD, from the coding sequence ATGCTGGTAGAAAAAGAAAATCAGAATAAAACAGAATATTTACTTGAAGTGCCCGACGGTCAGCACAGTGATGTGCGACTGGATAAATACATCACATCCTTCGTTCAAAATGCAACACGAAACAAGGTTCAAAAAGCAATTAAGGACGGATATGTACTTGTAAACGGTAAGCATGAAAAGTCATCGTATATCATGCAGCCGGGTGATACAATTGAAATCAGTCTTCCAAAACCGCCGCCTCCCAAAGCACAGCCGGAGCCTGTGCCTCTGGATATTGTTTATGAAGACGATTATTTGCTGATCGTGAATAAAGATGCGGACATGGTGGTCCATCCGGCTTACGGAAACTGGACCGGAACCCTGGTGAACGGCTTGCTTTATCATACCGGAAAAAACCTGTCGAAAGCAGATCAGAAAACCCTCAGGCCCGGCATCGTCCATCGGCTCGATAAGGATACAAGCGGACTTCTTGTAGTTGCAAAGGATGAGGAGACCCATCAAAAGCTGGCGAGCCAATTTTCAAATAAAACCGTCGACCGTACCTATTGGGCAATCGTTTGGGGAAACCCGCCGGAAGAAGGAACCATTACGGGTAATATCGGCCGCTCTCCAAGGGACCGGAAAATAATGACGGTGGTGGAAGAGGGCCGCGGCAAGAAAGCCGTAACTCATTTTAAAAAACTTGAGCAGTTCGATCATCTGGCCCTGGTGGAGATCAGCCTGGAAACGGGACGAACTCACCAGATCAGGGTTCATATGCAGCACGAAGGCTATTATGTATTTGGTGATCCCACCTATGGCGGAAATTCCATCCGGTACGGTCCCGGCACAGGTTCCAGAAAATCAATGTTTAAAAATTTATTCTCTTTGCTGAACCGGCAGGCACTGCATGCCAAGACGCTGGGCTTTGTGCACCCCGGTACCGGCGAAAAGGTGACGTTTGACTCCACATTGCCAGCCGACTTTCAGGAAGTACTTGACGCGCTTCGAACCAATTGCAAACCAACACATACGTATGACTAA
- a CDS encoding S1C family serine protease gives MKHLLNPEHFQRVLIGTILLIPLLLYGCGAEETGSGTAESGTEDASGNLPFSAVNIDQSDNGISSDPEVESREFSNSIENSRRNAITNAVESASASVVSIMATEPVRQLNPQDEFFRYFFGGQMPRENSSMGSGFLISEDGLIVTNQHVVGTNPSEIMVSTIDGKTYPAELIGVDELTDIALIRIETEEPMPYTEFADSDEVIVGEWAIALGNPFGLFDDGNPTVTVGVISATNRDFRPDPNNPRVYIDMIQTDAAINRGNSGGPLLNSSGDIIGMNTFIYTGGTSAGFVGLSFAIPSNRIERIINQLLTTGVVMLDYDPGMEFTSMTEQLIYRYRLPYVHGLLVTGVNRGGPAFDSGIMPGDVIVKIGEERVVSEMHAWALLRDFEVGDTMRVELIREYELFETDISLRQKVSASK, from the coding sequence GTGAAACACCTGCTGAATCCTGAACATTTTCAAAGAGTCCTTATTGGGACCATTCTTTTGATACCGCTATTGCTCTATGGCTGCGGAGCAGAAGAAACCGGGAGCGGTACAGCTGAAAGCGGGACGGAAGATGCATCCGGAAACCTCCCGTTCTCTGCAGTAAACATCGATCAGTCGGACAACGGGATCTCTTCGGATCCGGAAGTGGAATCCAGGGAGTTTAGCAATTCGATTGAGAACAGCCGCCGTAACGCCATCACCAATGCTGTTGAAAGCGCGAGCGCATCCGTTGTCAGTATTATGGCTACCGAGCCTGTGCGGCAGCTGAATCCGCAGGATGAATTTTTCCGCTACTTTTTTGGGGGCCAGATGCCGCGCGAGAACTCAAGCATGGGGTCCGGTTTCCTGATCAGCGAAGACGGACTGATCGTAACCAACCAGCATGTGGTTGGTACAAACCCTTCTGAAATCATGGTTTCGACCATAGACGGTAAAACGTATCCTGCAGAGCTTATCGGGGTAGATGAGCTTACGGATATCGCCCTGATCCGCATTGAGACGGAAGAACCGATGCCCTATACGGAGTTTGCCGATTCGGATGAAGTGATTGTTGGTGAATGGGCCATTGCGCTCGGCAATCCGTTCGGGCTGTTCGATGACGGAAATCCAACAGTAACCGTTGGGGTAATCAGCGCTACAAACAGGGATTTCAGGCCCGATCCCAACAACCCCAGGGTGTATATCGACATGATCCAGACCGATGCGGCGATCAACAGGGGCAACTCAGGCGGCCCTCTGCTGAACAGCAGCGGAGATATTATCGGCATGAACACATTTATCTATACGGGTGGGACAAGCGCAGGGTTTGTTGGGCTCAGCTTTGCCATACCAAGCAACCGGATAGAGCGCATTATCAACCAGCTGCTGACAACCGGTGTGGTGATGCTTGATTATGATCCGGGTATGGAATTTACGTCCATGACCGAACAGCTCATTTACAGGTACCGTCTTCCCTATGTACATGGACTCCTGGTTACAGGCGTGAACAGGGGAGGGCCCGCATTTGATAGCGGTATCATGCCGGGTGATGTAATTGTCAAGATTGGGGAAGAGAGAGTAGTCAGTGAAATGCACGCTTGGGCTCTTCTCAGGGATTTTGAGGTGGGAGATACCATGCGGGTTGAGCTAATACGGGAGTATGAACTCTTTGAAACGGATATCAGTCTTCGCCAGAAGGTATCGGCGTCAAAATAG
- a CDS encoding DHH family phosphoesterase yields the protein MFKEFINSLQNYKSIGVFSHVRPDGDCIGSQVALCRWLEANGWTAHAFNDDDVPPNMTWLAEFYPIEKPDEEKVRSLDALIMVDGNMPSRFGVIGNLNNSLALPMFMIDHHPDPEDVFIEAVSVPEASSTCELIYRLYEESGIGLIDEVTAKALYTGIITDTGSLHFDSVTPETVEIVADLLRRGDFKPNEVIEKIYSNRTINQYKLLSRALGTIEMFLDNQVAVMHVTQQMLHETGTSNVDTDGFVSYPLSITGVKVAILFKDLKDEGIKMSLRSRSAVDVNVWARKLGGGGHKKAAGAWHEGPLQKAIRDTIEFGKKLIEKSETPAES from the coding sequence ATGTTTAAAGAATTCATTAACTCGCTCCAAAATTACAAATCAATTGGGGTTTTTTCTCATGTAAGGCCCGATGGAGACTGTATCGGATCGCAGGTGGCGCTTTGTCGCTGGCTGGAGGCCAACGGGTGGACTGCACATGCGTTTAATGACGATGACGTACCCCCGAACATGACCTGGCTGGCTGAATTCTATCCGATTGAAAAACCGGATGAGGAGAAAGTGAGAAGTTTGGATGCACTGATCATGGTTGACGGGAATATGCCCTCCAGGTTCGGTGTTATCGGCAACCTTAATAATTCACTGGCCCTGCCAATGTTTATGATCGATCACCATCCGGATCCGGAGGATGTTTTCATTGAGGCGGTTTCGGTACCGGAAGCATCCTCAACATGTGAACTGATCTACCGGCTCTATGAGGAATCAGGAATCGGTTTAATTGATGAAGTTACGGCCAAAGCTCTCTATACCGGAATTATTACCGATACAGGTTCTCTTCACTTTGACAGTGTGACCCCGGAGACAGTCGAAATAGTGGCTGACCTGCTTCGAAGAGGGGACTTTAAACCCAATGAGGTTATTGAAAAAATTTACTCCAACCGCACAATCAACCAGTATAAGCTGTTGAGCCGGGCATTGGGTACCATTGAAATGTTTCTGGATAATCAAGTGGCAGTGATGCACGTTACTCAGCAAATGCTTCATGAAACAGGAACATCCAACGTAGACACGGACGGTTTTGTGAGTTATCCGCTCAGTATTACCGGTGTCAAGGTTGCCATCCTGTTCAAAGACCTTAAGGATGAGGGTATCAAAATGAGTTTGCGCTCCAGAAGCGCGGTCGACGTAAATGTATGGGCGCGCAAACTCGGCGGAGGCGGCCACAAAAAAGCTGCGGGAGCCTGGCATGAAGGTCCATTGCAGAAAGCAATCCGCGATACCATTGAATTCGGTAAAAAACTGATAGAAAAAAGTGAAACACCTGCTGAATCCTGA
- a CDS encoding thiamine diphosphokinase, which yields MNAVILCDGTPPAADVLNRFLDNAFLFIAADGGALTARSMGLHPDVIIGDFDSFIPNGDEPGEIITDPDQETNDLEKALAYAIGKGAVSATVFGATGKRLDHTLKNLSVLKQFDHKFESLTFRDRYADIFLVHSPYQAELPIHTSVSLFPLSGRVTGITTRGFRYPLNNEDLENGIRDGTSNETIKNRVEIEFEKGDLLMFINHKTEEA from the coding sequence ATGAATGCCGTGATTCTATGCGACGGTACGCCGCCCGCTGCTGATGTACTGAACCGCTTCCTCGACAATGCCTTTCTCTTTATTGCAGCTGATGGCGGAGCTCTCACCGCACGTTCCATGGGGCTTCATCCGGATGTCATTATTGGTGATTTTGACAGTTTCATACCCAACGGGGATGAGCCGGGCGAAATCATCACAGATCCTGATCAGGAAACCAACGATCTTGAAAAAGCCCTCGCCTATGCAATTGGTAAAGGTGCGGTTTCCGCCACCGTATTTGGCGCCACCGGCAAAAGGCTCGACCACACGCTGAAAAACCTTTCCGTACTGAAGCAATTCGACCACAAATTTGAGAGCCTCACCTTCAGAGACCGCTATGCCGATATTTTCCTGGTCCATTCACCCTATCAGGCCGAGCTGCCCATTCATACATCCGTATCGCTCTTTCCGCTCTCGGGCAGGGTTACCGGTATTACCACCCGGGGGTTCAGATACCCTCTCAACAATGAAGATCTTGAGAACGGCATACGTGATGGCACGTCAAATGAAACCATCAAAAACAGAGTCGAAATTGAATTCGAAAAGGGAGACCTTCTGATGTTCATCAATCATAAAACCGAAGAAGCGTGA
- a CDS encoding sodium:solute symporter family protein, protein MTAEFSTLDWLIVSAYFLFLIWLSWKKGWQSDTEEDFLLSGRKVTLPAFVATLVSTWYGGILGVGEWSYQFGISQWLILGAPFYLFSALFAVFLAGKIRLNKALTIPEAISNRYSKRAGRLSALPIFILVSPAPYILMLGLLFQFLAGGDAPFLFYASLVALFSVLYITVGGFGAVIRTDMLQVILMFAGFLVLLFFAAGEFGGIGRVWSGVSDIHRDLTGGNTIQYIIVWFFIALWTFVDPSFHQRAAAAESPETAKKGIFVSIAFWIAFDFLTAFSGLYAFAILGPGLDQPVMAYPLLADQILPLGFKGLFFISLLATIMSTLDSYLFISGQTLGRDYLAAYFPRTRPTLLTRISILISALLGILLIIIYPSVIDLWYVIGSVFIPGLLIPVLGIYLKPFAIRPGFVFLSIIGCTAVSLFWLVLGTLYPSEAGGYAYLGMEPFYPGLFTAVLLWLFGRESA, encoded by the coding sequence GTGACGGCTGAATTTTCCACATTAGACTGGCTTATTGTTTCCGCCTATTTTCTGTTTCTGATCTGGCTGAGCTGGAAAAAAGGGTGGCAGTCCGACACAGAGGAAGACTTTCTTCTGAGTGGCAGAAAGGTTACCCTCCCGGCATTCGTGGCAACGCTTGTTTCGACGTGGTACGGCGGTATATTGGGCGTTGGGGAGTGGAGCTATCAATTCGGAATCTCTCAATGGCTCATATTGGGAGCCCCGTTTTACCTTTTTTCTGCACTTTTTGCTGTATTTCTGGCCGGTAAGATCCGGCTCAACAAAGCCCTCACCATACCCGAGGCAATCAGCAACCGTTACAGCAAACGGGCCGGTAGGCTCAGTGCCCTTCCCATATTCATCCTTGTGAGTCCGGCACCCTATATTCTCATGCTCGGGCTGCTTTTCCAGTTTCTGGCAGGGGGTGACGCTCCCTTTCTCTTTTATGCCTCACTGGTGGCGCTGTTTTCTGTGCTTTACATTACCGTTGGGGGATTTGGTGCCGTTATTCGTACCGATATGCTCCAGGTTATCCTGATGTTTGCCGGGTTTCTTGTCCTCCTTTTTTTCGCAGCAGGCGAATTTGGCGGGATTGGCCGCGTTTGGAGCGGTGTGTCGGATATTCACCGGGATCTTACCGGGGGCAACACCATTCAATATATCATTGTCTGGTTTTTCATCGCACTATGGACATTTGTGGATCCCAGTTTTCATCAGCGCGCTGCGGCTGCAGAATCTCCCGAAACGGCCAAAAAGGGAATCTTTGTATCGATAGCCTTCTGGATCGCTTTTGATTTTTTGACGGCTTTTTCCGGGCTCTATGCATTTGCCATCCTGGGACCCGGACTTGATCAGCCGGTCATGGCCTATCCGCTTCTGGCCGATCAGATTTTACCCCTCGGGTTCAAAGGGCTCTTTTTTATCTCTTTGCTCGCCACCATTATGTCGACGCTCGACAGCTACCTCTTTATTTCAGGTCAGACTCTCGGACGCGACTATCTGGCCGCCTATTTTCCCCGTACCCGGCCCACGCTGCTGACCCGAATCAGTATCCTGATTTCGGCCCTGCTGGGTATTCTGCTCATTATTATCTATCCGAGCGTAATCGATCTGTGGTATGTGATCGGTTCCGTCTTTATTCCGGGGCTCCTCATACCCGTTCTTGGGATATACCTGAAACCGTTTGCCATCCGGCCCGGATTTGTTTTTCTCTCCATCATCGGATGTACCGCCGTCTCTCTTTTCTGGCTTGTGCTGGGCACCCTCTATCCTTCAGAGGCGGGAGGTTACGCATATCTGGGAATGGAACCCTTCTATCCGGGACTTTTTACCGCTGTTCTGCTCTGGCTGTTCGGACGTGAATCAGCCTGA
- a CDS encoding DUF1761 domain-containing protein — MEGTDVNIWAVIVSALSAFLIGGLWYSPALFGKAWMKETGLTNEEIENANMAKIFGLAFIFILVMAYSLAMFLNDPSIDMQMGAFYGFLTGFTWVALALAVNSLYERKSWKYMVINGAYWSVVFTLMGLILGAWK; from the coding sequence ATGGAAGGTACAGATGTAAACATTTGGGCTGTTATTGTTTCAGCACTTTCAGCATTTCTGATTGGCGGCCTTTGGTATTCTCCGGCACTGTTTGGTAAGGCCTGGATGAAGGAAACCGGTCTGACCAACGAAGAAATTGAAAATGCCAATATGGCTAAAATATTCGGCCTTGCGTTCATTTTTATCCTGGTTATGGCGTACAGCCTGGCAATGTTCCTGAATGATCCTTCAATAGATATGCAGATGGGGGCTTTTTACGGATTTCTCACAGGGTTCACCTGGGTGGCGCTTGCACTGGCCGTAAACAGTCTGTATGAAAGGAAATCATGGAAATATATGGTTATAAACGGAGCGTACTGGTCGGTGGTTTTTACGCTGATGGGCCTGATATTGGGAGCCTGGAAATAG
- the tsaE gene encoding tRNA (adenosine(37)-N6)-threonylcarbamoyltransferase complex ATPase subunit type 1 TsaE — MTQDFISHSVSETLRIAEEFAETVSPGDVILLEGDLGAGKTHFVKGFVRRFGLSSEVVSSPTFTIINEYIGSLAVYHFDFYRIENIEEALEIGTEEYLYGTGVCIVEWPERVRDILPEDAQTVHITTIAPEKRMITIVG, encoded by the coding sequence ATGACTCAGGATTTCATCAGCCATAGCGTATCGGAAACATTGCGGATTGCAGAAGAATTTGCTGAAACGGTGAGCCCGGGTGATGTGATCCTGCTGGAGGGAGATCTTGGCGCGGGAAAAACACACTTTGTAAAAGGCTTTGTGCGACGGTTCGGTTTAAGTTCCGAAGTGGTCAGCTCTCCGACTTTTACGATAATTAATGAGTATATCGGCTCACTTGCGGTGTATCATTTTGATTTTTACCGGATTGAAAACATTGAAGAAGCACTTGAAATTGGCACAGAAGAATATTTATATGGTACCGGCGTTTGCATCGTTGAATGGCCTGAAAGGGTGCGGGATATACTCCCGGAAGATGCACAGACAGTACATATTACAACCATAGCCCCGGAAAAGCGCATGATTACAATTGTCGGCTAG